The nucleotide sequence GAAAGTGATCTGGAGAACCATCTCAACAATGAGAAAATTAATAAAAGCAGGCAAAACAGCAGTGACAATGTAACCGTTACGGACAATAAAACACTTGAAGATGACTTGCAATTAAAATTTGCCGTTGATATGTTAAAAGGATTGATAATTTATGGCCAGGAAAAAGCAGCCAAGTAAAAAAAGAAAACCACAAAACAGACGCAAAAAAAACAGCGGATTTAAAATCCCCCCTGTGATAATAGTGGGGGGGATTTTTTTGATAATGATTGGAATCATTGCTGCATCCATTATCAATATAAGACTGCAAAAACTTCAAACGGAATATTCCGGCAATAGGGACGCCACAGTAAAAGTTCAGTCTCCGGCTGAGGTTGATAAGAAAATCAAACTTTTTTTGTACGACCACGAAATAAGTAAAGAAAGGGTTTTAAGTAAAAATATTAAAAATACGAGCGAAACTGATTATATTGAATATACAATTAGACTCAGTGAATATGAGTTGGGTTCTTTAAGGAACTCTTTGATAAATTTTTTCACTAAAAACAATTTTGACTTCAGTGAAGATGATGCTTTATTTTTCCACAAACCCGGTTTAAATATCACATTCAATTTAAAAACCACACCCATGAAAGAAAACTATACAGATAATTATGACATTAATAACGGTAATATCGATTATAAGGCAAATATGGCAATAATTTTGGATGATTCAGGGTATAATCTGGATTTGGCTGAAAAAGCTGCATCCATAAAATATCCGCTGACACTTTCCATTATTCCATATACACCTTATGACCGAGAAACTGCAGAAATTGCCAGAAAACATGATAAAACCGTCTTTCTTCATCAGCCTATGCAGCCGAAATCATACCCGGATACTGAGCCCGGGAAAGGCGCCATTCTTTTGAATACACCTGAAACATTAATCAAAATACTGATTGATAAGAATGTGGAGCAAATAGGCAAAATTGACGGAGTGAACAATCATATGGGATCAGCACTGACAGAAAACAGACTGAAAATGAAAGAATCCCTGAAATACATAAATAAATATACAGATACCTTTGTGGACAGTCACACTTCAGCTGATACTGTAGCGTATAAAATATGTAAAGAAATGAAGATGAACTGTGGCATCAGTGATAAATTTATTGATAACAGCGGAAACCTGAAATATATAAAAAACAAACTTATAGAAAGCGCCGAACTTGCACTCAAACAAAAAGAATTAATAGTAATCGGACATCTTAGACCCAAAACGGTAAATGCTCTGATCAAATTCCTCCCCGAGATAGAACAAATGGGGGTTAAAATAGTGCCAGTTGAAAAGGTTATACAACAGTGATTTTTCTGGGAATTGAAACTTCATGTGATGAAACCTCGGCAGCAGTTTATGATTCCTGCAGCGGAATAAAATCCAGTGTAATATCTTCTCAGATTGATATTCATTCACGTTACGGAGGTGTAGTCCCGGAAATTGCTTCGAGAAACCACGCACTTAAAATAGAAACTGTTTTTTATGAAGCAATTGAGAAGGCTTCAATCTCTGTAAGTGATATTGACGCAGTAGGTGTAACAAGAGCCCCCGGATTGATAGGTGCACTTTTTGTCGGTGTTTCTTTTGCCAAAGGACTTTCATATGCTTTAAAAATCCCGCTGATTCCTGTTAACCACCTTTCGGCACATATAATTTCCGCCGAACTCACACATCCGGAATTGGTACCACCGTACACAGGACTTATTATTTCAGGAGGTCATTCACATATTTATCAGGTGGACAAATCATATAACTTTCGTTTGTTTTCATACACTGTGGATGATGCTGCTGGTGAAGCCTTTGACAAAGTTGCAAAGATGATGGGGTTGGCCTACCCCGGAGGACCGGCCATAGAAAATCTTTCAACAAAAGGGAATCCGGATGCCGTGAAATT is from Flexistipes sinusarabici DSM 4947 and encodes:
- a CDS encoding divergent polysaccharide deacetylase family protein; translation: MIGIIAASIINIRLQKLQTEYSGNRDATVKVQSPAEVDKKIKLFLYDHEISKERVLSKNIKNTSETDYIEYTIRLSEYELGSLRNSLINFFTKNNFDFSEDDALFFHKPGLNITFNLKTTPMKENYTDNYDINNGNIDYKANMAIILDDSGYNLDLAEKAASIKYPLTLSIIPYTPYDRETAEIARKHDKTVFLHQPMQPKSYPDTEPGKGAILLNTPETLIKILIDKNVEQIGKIDGVNNHMGSALTENRLKMKESLKYINKYTDTFVDSHTSADTVAYKICKEMKMNCGISDKFIDNSGNLKYIKNKLIESAELALKQKELIVIGHLRPKTVNALIKFLPEIEQMGVKIVPVEKVIQQ
- the tsaD gene encoding tRNA (adenosine(37)-N6)-threonylcarbamoyltransferase complex transferase subunit TsaD; amino-acid sequence: MIFLGIETSCDETSAAVYDSCSGIKSSVISSQIDIHSRYGGVVPEIASRNHALKIETVFYEAIEKASISVSDIDAVGVTRAPGLIGALFVGVSFAKGLSYALKIPLIPVNHLSAHIISAELTHPELVPPYTGLIISGGHSHIYQVDKSYNFRLFSYTVDDAAGEAFDKVAKMMGLAYPGGPAIENLSTKGNPDAVKFPVAMKAQSNMSFSGLKTAVMNCLNQGYFTKADIAASFQSTLVQTLINKSQIALKHFNSDKLVISGGVACNGYLRDKFLEYFKDSCDIYFPSKYLCTDNGDMIAYAAYKFMHFRKFLDIKGTARDNESSINTII